From the Lolium rigidum isolate FL_2022 chromosome 2, APGP_CSIRO_Lrig_0.1, whole genome shotgun sequence genome, one window contains:
- the LOC124693507 gene encoding pathogenesis-related protein 1-like, giving the protein MASTNSWTLELESQVSAPRKFRATVMDWHNLAPKLAPHIVDTAHHVEGDGGVGSVRHYKCGSAVPFNSMKKKIEFLDVDKCECKYTIECDGVETSTWNIKMKPTANGGSVATVECTSKGVEAKDMMLKAKDSAAEMFKTVEAYLIANPDAYN; this is encoded by the exons ATGGCCTCCACGAACAGCTGGACCCTCGAGCTCGAGTCGCAGGTGTCCGCGCCGCGCAAGTTCCGCGCCACCGTCATGGACTGGCATAATCTGGCACCCAAGCTTGCCCCACACATCGTCGACACCGCCCACCACGTTGAAGGAGATGGCGGCGTTGGGAGCGTCAGGCACTACAAATGTGGCTCAG CTGTGCCCTTCAActccatgaagaagaagattgaaTTTCTCGATGTGGACAAGTGCGAGTGCAAATACACCATTGAGTGTGATGGCGTTGAGACATCTACGTGGAACATCAAGATGAAGCCAACGGCTAACGGTGGGAGTGTAGCAACGGTGGAGTGCACATCCAAGGGCGTGGAAGCGAAGGACATGATGCTCAAGGCCAAGGACTCTGCCGCCGAAATGTTTAAGACTGTTGAGGCCTATCTCATTGCCAACCCGGACGCCTACAACTAA
- the LOC124688881 gene encoding pathogenesis-related protein 1-like: MASTNSWTLELESQVSAPRKFRATVMDWHNLAPKLAPHIVDTAHHVEGDGGVGSVRHYKCGSAVPFNSMKKKIEFLDVDKCECKYTIECDGVETSTWNIKMKPTANGGSVAMVECTSKGVEAKDMMLKAKDSAAEMFKTVEAYLIANPDAYN; this comes from the exons ATGGCCTCCACGAACAGCTGGACCCTCGAGCTCGAGTCGCAGGTGTCCGCGCCGCGCAAGTTCCGCGCCACCGTCATGGACTGGCATAATCTGGCACCCAAGCTTGCCCCACACATCGTCGACACCGCCCACCACGTTGAAGGAGATGGCGGCGTTGGGAGCGTCAGGCACTACAAATGTGGCTCAG CTGTGCCCTTCAActccatgaagaagaagattgaaTTTCTCGATGTGGACAAGTGCGAGTGCAAATACACCATTGAGTGTGATGGCGTTGAGACATCTACGTGGAACATCAAGATGAAGCCAACGGCTAACGGTGGGAGTGTAGCAATGGTGGAGTGCACATCCAAGGGCGTGGAAGCGAAGGACATGATGCTCAAGGCCAAGGACTCTGCCGCCGAAATGTTTAAGACTGTTGAGGCCTATCTCATTGCCAACCCGGACGCCTACAACTAA
- the LOC124688882 gene encoding pathogenesis-related protein 1-like, translating to MASTNSWTLELESKVSAPRKFRAIAMDWHTLAPKLAPHIVESAHHVEGDGGVGSVRHYNCGSAIPFNVMKKKVEFLDVDKCECRYTLECDGVETSTWSIKMKPTANGGSVAKVECTSKGVQDNDMMLKAKDSAAEMFKNVEAYLIANPDAYN from the exons ATGGCCTCCACGAACAGCTGGACCCTCGAGTTGGAGTCGAAGGTGTCCGCTCCACGCAAGTTCCGTGCCATCGCCATGGACTGGCACACTCTGGCACCTAAGCTTGCCCCACACATCGTCGAAAGTGCCCACCACGTTGAGGGAGATGGCGGCGTCGGCAGCGTTCGGCACTACAATTGTGGCTCAG CCATTCCCTTCAACGTCATGAAGAAGAAGGTTGAGTTCCTTGATGTGGACAAATGCGAGTGCAGATACACCCTAGAGTGTGACGGTGTTGAGACGTCCACGTGGAGCATCAAGATGAAGCCAACGGCCAACGGTGGGAGTGTGGCGAAGGTGGAATGCACGTCCAAGGGCGTGCAGGATAATGACATGATGCTCAAGGCCAAGGACTCTGCTGCCGAAATGTTCAAGAATGTTGAGGCCTATCTCATTGCCAACCCTGACGCCTACAACTAA